A section of the Engystomops pustulosus chromosome 3, aEngPut4.maternal, whole genome shotgun sequence genome encodes:
- the PNISR gene encoding arginine/serine-rich protein PNISR isoform X1, protein MWDQGGQPWQQWPLNQQQWMESFQQQQDPSECLLYPASQIDWAALAQAWIAQREATGQGVVEQQGMIPNGQDMPPVPQIEPVPNNHNFPGDPSFNRMWQPDWGGMHHQPPPHHPPPEQPWIPPAPGPMDIVPPSEDSNSQDSGDFSTDNRNMFNQNNHGFSGPPENFPMAPVNQYDYQHGSGGYGPPQSGFHPPYWQQGPPGPPTPPPNRRERQSFRERQRSPIPIPPKQEPLQIDAVKRRTLPAWIREGLEKMEREKQKKLERERMEQQRSQMKKEIKERETEEGGDGPRLPQKSKFDSDEEDEEDDEHEEDKASPKVSRSPSPPVQEENSEPEMTEEERAYQMMLMTKMLLTEILLDVTNEEIYNVAKETHRKATKAPARQLAQSSALASLTGLGGLGGYGSAESEDERSDRGSESSDTDEEELRHRIRQKLEAFKRKEKEQQLLERQQEEEKHQMEAHNDELNEPVTDLPNNFEVHEKRKVEVEVEIDKKKVNSEALPLIDLSKDIKERTVASKSRSSSSSSSSTSTTKGRSSSSSSSSAYSSSSSSSRSSSPSLPKRKKRRSHSGSPSRKIRRSRSRSTTRKSRRERSREKIIERRRSSKNSMERDWRRGRSNSKEKRANRSRDRHGRSRSRERRKSDAHRRSSSRNRHKHRGNSREKEKARSRSVELERKRRESEKDRKKEKIKREEKYIYSVLEEDKIKSRRESERTLSRSESSSSKMSRQDSRQDGKKGSTKESKKRASSSGRSSSESPIIYKDKKSKKLKRSRSRSVEKSQRSGKKASRKHKSKTRSRSTTPARRKR, encoded by the exons ATGTGGGATCAAGGCGGACAGCCTTGGCAGCAATGGCCATTAAATCAGCAACAATGGATGGAGTCGTTTCAGCAACAGCAAGATCCAAGTGAGTGTTTGTTATATCCTGCAA GTCAGATTGATTGGGCAGCATTAGCTCAGGCATGGATAGCACAACGCGAGGCTACAGGACAAGGGGTAGTGGAACAGCAAGGGATGATTCCCAATGGACAAGATATGCCTCCAGTTCCACAAATAGAACCTGTCCCCAACAACCATAATTTTCCAGGTGATCCCAGTTTTAATCGAATGTGGCAGCCAG ATTGGGGTGGAATGCACCATCAGCCGCCACCTCACCATCCTCCACCAGAACAACCATGGATACCTCCAGCCCCTGGACCAATGGATATTGTTCCACCTTCTGAAGACAGCAACAGCCAGGATAGTGGGGACTTTAGCACTGACAACAGGAACATGTTTAATCAGAATAATCATGGCTTCAGTGGACCTCCTGAAAACTTCCCTATGGCACCAGTCAATCAGTACGATTACCAG CATGGTTCTGGAGGTTATGGTCCTCCACAAAGTGGCTTTCACCCTCCATATTGGCAGCAGGGACCCCCTGGTCCGCCCACACCTCCTCCCAATAGGAGGGAAAGGCAGTCTTTCAGGGAAAGACAGCGTTCACCCATCCCAATACCGCCAAAGCAGGAGCCTCTACAAATTG ATGCTGTGAAACGCAGGACCTTGCCTGCATGGATTCGTGAAGGTTTAGAGAAAATGGAAAGAGAAAAGCAGAAAAAGTTGGAAAGAGAGAGAATGGAACAGCAGCGATCACaaatgaaaaaagaaataaaagagcGAGAAACTGAAGAAGGGGGTGATGGTCCACGTTTGCCACAAAAAAGCAAATTT GACAGTgatgaagaggatgaggaggatgatgagCATGAGGAAGACAAAGCTAGTCCAAAAGTCAGCCGCAGTCCTTCTCCACCTGTGCAAGAAGAGAACAGCGAGCCAGAAATGACAGAAGAAGAGAGGGCATATCAAATG aTGCTTATGACAAAAATGTTGCTAACAGAGATTCTTTTGGATGTCACAAATGAAGAAATTTATAATGTGGCCAAAGAGACTCACCGTAAAGCAACTAAAG CTCCTGCAAGGCAGCTGGCACAGTCCAGTGCATTGGCTTCCCTCACTGGACTTG GTGGACTGGGTGGTTACGGGTCAGCCGAAAGTGAAGATGAGAGAAGCGACAGAGGTTCAGAATCTTCTGATactgatgaagaggagctgcggcaCAGGATTCGACAAAAGTTGGAAGCATTTAAGAGAAAGGAAAAAGAGCAACAGTTACTTGAGAGACAACAAGAAG AGGAAAAACATCAAATGGAGGCTCACAATGATGAGTTAAATGAGCCTGTGACAGATCTTCCAAACAATTTTGAAGTGCACGAAAAAAGAAAAGTTGAGGTGGAAGTAGAAATAGATAAGAAAAAAGTGAATAGCGAGGCTCTACCTTTAATTGATCTCAGCAAAGACATTAAGGAAAGGACAGTTGCCAGCAAGTCTAGGAGCTCAAGTAGTAGCAGTAGCAGCACTAGTACTACTAAGGGccgcagtagtagcagcagcagcagtagtgcATACAGTTCTAGTTCTTCCAGCAGTCGTAGCTCATCTCCCTCTTTACCTAAGAGGAAAAAGAGACGAAGTCATAGTGGATCGCCATCTCGTAAAATTAGACGCAGTAGAAGTAGAAGTACAACACGCAAGAGTCGAAGGGAgagaagcagggaaaaaattatTGAACGTAGAAGGTCCAGTAAGAATAGTATGGAGAGAGATTGGCGTAGAGGTCGTAGTAACAGCAAAGAGAAAAGAGCAAATCGCTCCAGGGACAGACATGGCCGTAGTAGAAGCAGAGAGCGGCGCAAAAGTGATGCTCATAGAAGGAGCTCTAGCAGGAACAGACACAAGCATAGGGGCAATAGCAGAGAAAAGGAGAAGGCAAGGAGCAGAAGTGTTGAGCTGGAAAGAAAAAGAAGGGAGTCAGAAAAGGACaggaaaaaagaaaagataaagagggaagagaaatatatatattcagtTTTAGAAGAGGACAAAATTAAAAGTAGGAGAGAAAGTGAGAGGACATTGTCCCGCAGTGAATCTTCATCCTCAAAGATGTCTCGGCAGGATTCTAGGCAAGATGGTAAAAAGGGCTCTACCAAGGAAAGTAAGAAACGTGCCTCCTCTAGTGGAAGAAGCAGTTCAGAATCGCCTATCATTTACAAGGATAAAAAATCCAAGAAACTTAAACGTAGCCGGTCACGCTCTGTGGAGAAATCTCAAAGGTCTGGTAAGAAGGCAAGCCGCAAACACAAGTCTAAGACCCGATCAAG
- the PNISR gene encoding arginine/serine-rich protein PNISR isoform X2, producing the protein MWDQGGQPWQQWPLNQQQWMESFQQQQDPSQIDWAALAQAWIAQREATGQGVVEQQGMIPNGQDMPPVPQIEPVPNNHNFPGDPSFNRMWQPDWGGMHHQPPPHHPPPEQPWIPPAPGPMDIVPPSEDSNSQDSGDFSTDNRNMFNQNNHGFSGPPENFPMAPVNQYDYQHGSGGYGPPQSGFHPPYWQQGPPGPPTPPPNRRERQSFRERQRSPIPIPPKQEPLQIDAVKRRTLPAWIREGLEKMEREKQKKLERERMEQQRSQMKKEIKERETEEGGDGPRLPQKSKFDSDEEDEEDDEHEEDKASPKVSRSPSPPVQEENSEPEMTEEERAYQMMLMTKMLLTEILLDVTNEEIYNVAKETHRKATKAPARQLAQSSALASLTGLGGLGGYGSAESEDERSDRGSESSDTDEEELRHRIRQKLEAFKRKEKEQQLLERQQEEEKHQMEAHNDELNEPVTDLPNNFEVHEKRKVEVEVEIDKKKVNSEALPLIDLSKDIKERTVASKSRSSSSSSSSTSTTKGRSSSSSSSSAYSSSSSSSRSSSPSLPKRKKRRSHSGSPSRKIRRSRSRSTTRKSRRERSREKIIERRRSSKNSMERDWRRGRSNSKEKRANRSRDRHGRSRSRERRKSDAHRRSSSRNRHKHRGNSREKEKARSRSVELERKRRESEKDRKKEKIKREEKYIYSVLEEDKIKSRRESERTLSRSESSSSKMSRQDSRQDGKKGSTKESKKRASSSGRSSSESPIIYKDKKSKKLKRSRSRSVEKSQRSGKKASRKHKSKTRSRSTTPARRKR; encoded by the exons ATGTGGGATCAAGGCGGACAGCCTTGGCAGCAATGGCCATTAAATCAGCAACAATGGATGGAGTCGTTTCAGCAACAGCAAGATCCAA GTCAGATTGATTGGGCAGCATTAGCTCAGGCATGGATAGCACAACGCGAGGCTACAGGACAAGGGGTAGTGGAACAGCAAGGGATGATTCCCAATGGACAAGATATGCCTCCAGTTCCACAAATAGAACCTGTCCCCAACAACCATAATTTTCCAGGTGATCCCAGTTTTAATCGAATGTGGCAGCCAG ATTGGGGTGGAATGCACCATCAGCCGCCACCTCACCATCCTCCACCAGAACAACCATGGATACCTCCAGCCCCTGGACCAATGGATATTGTTCCACCTTCTGAAGACAGCAACAGCCAGGATAGTGGGGACTTTAGCACTGACAACAGGAACATGTTTAATCAGAATAATCATGGCTTCAGTGGACCTCCTGAAAACTTCCCTATGGCACCAGTCAATCAGTACGATTACCAG CATGGTTCTGGAGGTTATGGTCCTCCACAAAGTGGCTTTCACCCTCCATATTGGCAGCAGGGACCCCCTGGTCCGCCCACACCTCCTCCCAATAGGAGGGAAAGGCAGTCTTTCAGGGAAAGACAGCGTTCACCCATCCCAATACCGCCAAAGCAGGAGCCTCTACAAATTG ATGCTGTGAAACGCAGGACCTTGCCTGCATGGATTCGTGAAGGTTTAGAGAAAATGGAAAGAGAAAAGCAGAAAAAGTTGGAAAGAGAGAGAATGGAACAGCAGCGATCACaaatgaaaaaagaaataaaagagcGAGAAACTGAAGAAGGGGGTGATGGTCCACGTTTGCCACAAAAAAGCAAATTT GACAGTgatgaagaggatgaggaggatgatgagCATGAGGAAGACAAAGCTAGTCCAAAAGTCAGCCGCAGTCCTTCTCCACCTGTGCAAGAAGAGAACAGCGAGCCAGAAATGACAGAAGAAGAGAGGGCATATCAAATG aTGCTTATGACAAAAATGTTGCTAACAGAGATTCTTTTGGATGTCACAAATGAAGAAATTTATAATGTGGCCAAAGAGACTCACCGTAAAGCAACTAAAG CTCCTGCAAGGCAGCTGGCACAGTCCAGTGCATTGGCTTCCCTCACTGGACTTG GTGGACTGGGTGGTTACGGGTCAGCCGAAAGTGAAGATGAGAGAAGCGACAGAGGTTCAGAATCTTCTGATactgatgaagaggagctgcggcaCAGGATTCGACAAAAGTTGGAAGCATTTAAGAGAAAGGAAAAAGAGCAACAGTTACTTGAGAGACAACAAGAAG AGGAAAAACATCAAATGGAGGCTCACAATGATGAGTTAAATGAGCCTGTGACAGATCTTCCAAACAATTTTGAAGTGCACGAAAAAAGAAAAGTTGAGGTGGAAGTAGAAATAGATAAGAAAAAAGTGAATAGCGAGGCTCTACCTTTAATTGATCTCAGCAAAGACATTAAGGAAAGGACAGTTGCCAGCAAGTCTAGGAGCTCAAGTAGTAGCAGTAGCAGCACTAGTACTACTAAGGGccgcagtagtagcagcagcagcagtagtgcATACAGTTCTAGTTCTTCCAGCAGTCGTAGCTCATCTCCCTCTTTACCTAAGAGGAAAAAGAGACGAAGTCATAGTGGATCGCCATCTCGTAAAATTAGACGCAGTAGAAGTAGAAGTACAACACGCAAGAGTCGAAGGGAgagaagcagggaaaaaattatTGAACGTAGAAGGTCCAGTAAGAATAGTATGGAGAGAGATTGGCGTAGAGGTCGTAGTAACAGCAAAGAGAAAAGAGCAAATCGCTCCAGGGACAGACATGGCCGTAGTAGAAGCAGAGAGCGGCGCAAAAGTGATGCTCATAGAAGGAGCTCTAGCAGGAACAGACACAAGCATAGGGGCAATAGCAGAGAAAAGGAGAAGGCAAGGAGCAGAAGTGTTGAGCTGGAAAGAAAAAGAAGGGAGTCAGAAAAGGACaggaaaaaagaaaagataaagagggaagagaaatatatatattcagtTTTAGAAGAGGACAAAATTAAAAGTAGGAGAGAAAGTGAGAGGACATTGTCCCGCAGTGAATCTTCATCCTCAAAGATGTCTCGGCAGGATTCTAGGCAAGATGGTAAAAAGGGCTCTACCAAGGAAAGTAAGAAACGTGCCTCCTCTAGTGGAAGAAGCAGTTCAGAATCGCCTATCATTTACAAGGATAAAAAATCCAAGAAACTTAAACGTAGCCGGTCACGCTCTGTGGAGAAATCTCAAAGGTCTGGTAAGAAGGCAAGCCGCAAACACAAGTCTAAGACCCGATCAAG